The Opitutaceae bacterium genome has a window encoding:
- a CDS encoding complex I subunit 1 family protein produces MIDWISLLISVGKALLVVSILMGLCLYAVLGERKVSSWIQGRVGPNRTSLPIILAIPFIGPFLTRLGLFQPLADGGKFLFKEEMIPGHVNKVYFVLAPMLALIPALVTITVVPFGRMVDATGAVVPMILANLDIGILFIFAVSSLGVYSIILAGWAANSKYPFLGGIRASAQMISYELALTLSVLPVFLWINAPGSEGSLSLFRVVVAQDNLWFVLWQPVSALVFMISLFAETNRLPFDMPESETDLVGGYHTEYSAFKFGLFFTAEYAHMIVGSAVFTLLFLGGWHPLPFVTLEDLTLWTGLDVSTGALGATLSVLILLLKVIGCLFFFMWVRWTVPRFRYDQVMRIGWTALLPLAIANLVAYAVIIALLDRGGF; encoded by the coding sequence CCCTTCTGATCTCTGTCGGCAAAGCGCTCCTCGTCGTTTCGATCCTGATGGGGCTCTGCCTCTACGCGGTGCTGGGCGAACGCAAGGTTTCGAGCTGGATCCAGGGGCGGGTCGGACCGAACCGCACGAGCCTCCCCATCATCCTGGCAATCCCCTTCATCGGTCCCTTCCTGACGCGTCTCGGACTTTTCCAGCCGCTGGCCGACGGCGGAAAGTTTCTCTTCAAGGAGGAAATGATACCGGGACATGTGAACAAGGTCTACTTTGTTCTGGCCCCGATGCTCGCCCTGATCCCGGCCCTCGTCACAATCACCGTCGTCCCCTTTGGCCGGATGGTTGATGCGACCGGTGCGGTCGTGCCGATGATTCTCGCCAACCTCGACATCGGCATCCTCTTCATCTTCGCGGTGTCCTCACTCGGCGTCTACAGCATTATCCTGGCCGGATGGGCGGCGAACAGCAAATACCCGTTCCTGGGAGGCATCCGTGCTTCGGCCCAGATGATTTCGTACGAGCTGGCCCTGACTCTTTCGGTCCTCCCGGTTTTCCTCTGGATCAACGCCCCCGGCTCTGAAGGATCCCTGAGTCTGTTCCGGGTGGTTGTGGCGCAGGACAACCTCTGGTTTGTCCTCTGGCAGCCGGTTTCCGCTCTCGTCTTCATGATCAGTCTTTTTGCCGAGACCAACCGCCTGCCCTTCGACATGCCGGAGTCGGAAACGGATCTGGTCGGCGGTTACCATACGGAATACAGCGCCTTCAAGTTCGGCCTCTTCTTCACCGCGGAATACGCCCACATGATCGTGGGCTCGGCCGTTTTCACCCTGCTCTTCCTCGGAGGCTGGCACCCGCTGCCCTTCGTCACCCTCGAGGATCTGACCCTCTGGACCGGGCTCGATGTCTCGACCGGGGCGCTCGGTGCCACGCTTTCCGTCCTGATCCTTCTCCTGAAGGTGATTGGCTGTCTCTTCTTCTTCATGTGGGTTCGCTGGACCGTTCCCCGCTTCCGCTACGACCAGGTCATGCGCATCGGATGGACCGCCCTGCTCCCGCTCGCCATCGCCAATCTCGTCGCCTACGCCGTCATCATCGCCCTGCTCGACCGGGGGGGCTTCTGA